In one window of Vicia villosa cultivar HV-30 ecotype Madison, WI unplaced genomic scaffold, Vvil1.0 ctg.000146F_1_1, whole genome shotgun sequence DNA:
- the LOC131624622 gene encoding uncharacterized protein LOC131624622, translated as MAASFTYWDDCVDPEDLEAMWNVPEVSVEWLKAGEEQGQKVHLSRDPDGQPYLTQTEMRAVADIVINRHFQSEINPGMICAIAELESDRILLLTNTGRKSKEPNVGLMQLLPKTAQWLISALGYSSYAAEDNIEYLFKPFVNVYLAAAYLKWLSCYDNKQRDEEFVVRAYKGGTKKATHKSTLRYWKSYLAVKESFPCRKSVDDSPPSNYAGAPVHSHTGSPIHSAQSKDANDDTYWDSRTSLEDMEAMWNHPAVRKVWNKSKQKRGKVRFSQDEKKRPYLSRVEMKAVADIVLIKYLSKPKTKSTVLCAIGEVASMRFVHGVGPRPGIMGIDYSTAFWLYLELGFRAYKLESVEDLSNPFVSMYFGAAYVAWLSEYEGRERTPDFFVQAYFVGPKNVNPQDTSTLWLKYEEVHSKYEEERKKHGESCSIM; from the exons ATGGCTGCTAGCTTCACCTATTGGGATGATTGTGTTGATCCTGAGGATCTAGAGGCAATGTGGAATGTACCTGAAGTTAGCGTCGAGTGGTTAAAAGCTGGCGAGGAGCAAGGTCAGAAAGTTCACCTCTCTCGCGATCCTGATGGACAGCCGTATTTAACACAGACGGAAATGAGG GCTGTAGCTGACATTGTTATTAACCGGCACTTTCAGTCGGAAATAAATCCC GGCATGATTTGTGCTATTGCTGAACTCGAAAGTGACAGGATCCTACTTCTTACGAACACTGGCCGCAAATCTAAAGAGCCTAATGTAGGGCTTATGCAACTTCTACCAAAAACCGCGCAATGGTTGATAAG TGCATTAGGTTATAGTTCATACGCGGCGGAAGATAATATAGAATACCTATTCAAACCTTTCGTAAATGTATATCTTGCGGCTGCCTATCTTAAATGGCTGTCATGCTACGATAACAA ACAAAGAGATGAAGAGTTTGTTGTAAGAGCATATAAAGGCGGTACGAAGAAGGCAACTCACAAATCAACGCTGCGTTATTGGAAAAGCTATCTTGCTGTCAAAGAAAGTTTTCCATGCAG AAAATCCGTCGATGATAGTCCTCCATCGAACTATGCTGGGGCTCCCGTTCATTCTCATACCGGATCTCCTATACATTCAGCACAATCAAAAG ATGCAAATGATGATACTTATTGGGATTCCAGAACATCTCTGGAAGACATGGAAGCTATGTGGAATCATCCTGCAGTCCGAAAAGTATGGAATAAGTCCAAACAAAAACGCGGAAAGGTGCGTTTTTCTCAAGATGAAAAAAAGAGACCGTATCTTTCCCGCGTGGAAATGAAG GCAGTTGCAGATATAGTTCTAATCAAATACCTCAGCAAACCAAAAACTAAATCG ACAGTACTTTGTGCCATCGGAGAGGTTGCTAGCATGCGCTTTGTACACGGAGTTGGACCGAGGCCTGGAATAATGGGGATCGACTATTCCACTGCTTTTTGGCTTTACTT GGAATTAGGCTTCAGAGCTTACAAACTTGAATCTGTTGAGGATCTCAGCAATCCATTCGTGTCCATGTACTTCGGTGCTGCCTATGTGGCATGGTTATCAGAATATGAAGGAAG GGAAAGAACTCCGGATTTTTTCGTTCAGGCATATTTTGTAGGACCGAAAAATGTGAACCCTCAGGATACAAGCACTCTTTGGCTAAAATATGAGGAAGTTCACAGTAAAtatgaagaagaaagaaaaaa GCATGGCGAAAGCTGCTCCATTATGTAA